The Candidatus Atribacteria bacterium ADurb.Bin276 genome contains the following window.
CTGGATGAACCATTCCGTAAAGATTGGCAACTTTCATATCTAAGTCGGCAATGATTGGGAAAGGAACTTTTACTCCGAAGTTTTTCTCAATGCTTTCAACCCATCCCAAATGAGCATGAACGCTGTCAATGCTTAATCCAATGAGCTGAGTGTTTCTTTTTTTAAACTCTTCGTTGGCTTTACTAAAAGCTACGAATTCAGTGGTACAAACTGGTGTAAAATCAGCTGGATGAGAAAACATGACAACCCATTTATTTGCATAATCAGAGAGTTTAATTTTGCCGTGGGTGGTAACCGCTTCAAAATCCGGTGCTTTTTCGTTCAAACGAGGATGGTGACAAACCTCTTTTACCATTTCTTCCATTATCAATACCTCCTCAATCAAAAATTTATTTTTTCTACACAGTTATAAACCAAGACTTGTTTTAAATATTCCTATAAATTATTTTATCGTGCTATAAAAATTTAAAAATATATTTAATAAAAATAACCAGGACAATATTTCCCAACGAAAAATAATCCTCCATTCTTATGGTTAAACTAAAAGAGAAAAGGGAAAATAAATATATAACGTTAAGTTTGATTTTTAAGAAATTAAGCCTTATTTTATTATTGATTATCTTGATTCCCGAAAAAATAAAAAAAAGGAGAATACTATGGAAAAAACCATTAATGGGCACACTAAAGAAGAAGCAATTACTCTGGCTTTCAAGTTGGGATTTGAAAGTGAAAAAAATCGGACTTCTTGTTCTCAGTCTTCATTCCATGCCATAACCACAGTGTTGGGATATAGGAATCCCATTATTTTTAAGGCACTATCCCCCTTGCAAGGTGGAGGAGCAGATTCAAGCCTGAATTCATGTGGAGCTTTTTGCGGTCCATTAGTAGTTTTTGGAATGTTTTTTGGGAGAGACTATTCTCTTTGGGAAAAAGGGGAAACGGATTTGAAGGCTTCAATGCTTGGAGAAAAGCTTTTGAAGAAATTCCATGAAACGTATGGTTCAGCTAT
Protein-coding sequences here:
- the prxU gene encoding Selenocysteine-containing peroxiredoxin PrxU, with product MEEMVKEVCHHPRLNEKAPDFEAVTTHGKIKLSDYANKWVVMFSHPADFTPVCTTEFVAFSKANEEFKKRNTQLIGLSIDSVHAHLGWVESIEKNFGVKVPFPIIADLDMKVANLYGMVHPAAGSTAAVRSVFIIDDEGILKALIHYPMSNGRNIDEVIRLLDALQTSKKNGVATPANWKPGDKVIVPPPQTQDDMYKRKDMGYEYIDWYLSYKNL
- a CDS encoding putative redox-active protein (C_GCAxxG_C_C), whose translation is MEKTINGHTKEEAITLAFKLGFESEKNRTSCSQSSFHAITTVLGYRNPIIFKALSPLQGGGADSSLNSCGAFCGPLVVFGMFFGRDYSLWEKGETDLKASMLGEKLLKKFHETYGSAICKDIQNHCLGFTTRFIKDGKLDKEALKNFEINGGHEIVAPTIVGRGAAWAIEILWDELPKDQDIDLSVIPSMSEAEKMLSEKIKNP